The Flavobacterium sp. HJ-32-4 genome contains a region encoding:
- a CDS encoding dimethylarginine dimethylaminohydrolase family protein, with translation MLSLNVKNETSRLRAVVLGTAVSNGPTPKAEEAYDPKSLEHIKAGTYPVEADMVAEMEAFRAVFEKYDVTVYRPEVVENENQIFTRDIAFVIDDVFIESNILPDRIKEFPAIRHVVDQVDPAKFVHIADQDIHIEGGDVIVWNDYIFIGTYKGADYPDIKTARTNLKGVEFIKNLFPHKKVMAFDLVKSTVEARDNALHLDCCFQPVGTDKAIIYKDGFRDVKDYEFLRDFFGVDNLFHITRDEMYHMNSNIFSIAPDVVVSERNFTRLNTWLRSKGITVEEIPYAEIAKQEGLLRCSTLPLIRD, from the coding sequence CGTGAGCAACGGCCCGACACCCAAAGCCGAAGAGGCCTATGACCCAAAATCGCTTGAGCACATCAAGGCCGGCACCTATCCCGTTGAGGCCGATATGGTGGCGGAAATGGAGGCGTTCCGGGCAGTTTTCGAGAAATATGACGTGACGGTGTACCGCCCGGAAGTGGTGGAAAACGAAAACCAGATCTTCACCCGCGATATCGCGTTTGTCATCGACGATGTGTTTATCGAGTCGAATATACTACCCGACCGTATCAAGGAGTTCCCCGCAATCCGGCATGTGGTCGACCAGGTCGATCCCGCTAAGTTCGTGCATATCGCCGACCAGGATATCCACATCGAGGGGGGCGACGTGATCGTGTGGAACGACTATATCTTCATCGGGACGTATAAAGGCGCCGATTACCCGGATATCAAGACGGCCCGCACCAACCTGAAGGGCGTCGAGTTTATAAAAAACCTTTTCCCGCACAAAAAGGTAATGGCTTTCGACCTCGTCAAATCGACCGTCGAGGCCCGCGACAATGCCCTGCACCTCGATTGCTGTTTCCAACCGGTGGGCACCGACAAGGCGATTATCTACAAAGACGGTTTCCGCGACGTGAAAGACTATGAGTTCCTTCGTGATTTCTTTGGTGTTGACAACCTCTTCCACATTACCCGCGACGAGATGTACCACATGAACTCGAATATATTCTCGATCGCACCGGACGTGGTCGTATCAGAACGAAATTTCACCCGACTCAACACCTGGCTACGGTCAAAGGGCATCACGGTAGAGGAAATTCCGTATGCCGAGATTGCCAAGCAGGAAGGTCTGTTGCGTTGCTCAACCCTCCCGTTGATACGCGATTAA